In Citrus sinensis cultivar Valencia sweet orange chromosome 4, DVS_A1.0, whole genome shotgun sequence, one DNA window encodes the following:
- the LOC107178800 gene encoding zinc finger BED domain-containing protein RICESLEEPER 3-like, whose product MYGHSRSNSRSDDDNQSVQMEGTQKTKRKRPAMKKRFATWNHFTLLEDNPNKCKCNYCGKQYQCEKRRDGITNMRNHILTCPAYKTFREQQERSQQNLTTEGGEGNAGNMVLAKGWSQDACRRAVTKMIIMGELPLSFVDNKGFMHFWSVAILQFVMPSRRTIAHFIDSDWCLNRRIISFSVIEDHRGKTIGKKIVACLQDWGIERLFAITVDNASTNNVAVNYVTMQLLAWRNDDAVVLAGQYMHVRCCAHILNLIVVSGLNELHASVAAMQNAVKYVRLQAFKQCAQQVKCPNGTVVLDCPTRWNSTYLMLMTALKFQAAFDRMAKVDKPYEAYFLEKENNTKRVGPPGPEDWESAERIVKFLKVFYDATLLFSASLSVISNLCYDTIDLIERSLTVLEASKDPWVVAIAYNMREKFDKYWEFSGKINKMLIVASILDP is encoded by the exons ATGTATGGACACTCAAGATCGAATTCGAGAAGTGATGATGACAATCAAAGTGTTCAAATGGAAGGAACTCAAAAGACAAAGCGGAAAAGACCAGCGATGAAGAAAAGATTTGCGACGTGGAATCATTTTACTTTACTTGAGGACAATCCAAACAAATGCAAGTGCAACTATTGTGGTAAACAATATCAATGTGAGAAAAGGCGTGATGGGATTACAAATATGAGAAATCATATACTGACTTGCCCTGCATACAAGACATTCCGGGAACAACAAGAGAGAAGTCAACAAAACTTGACAACTGAGGGTGGGGAAGGAAATGCAGGTAATATGGTTTTGGCTAAAGGGTGGAGTCAAGATGCTTGTAGAAGGGCAGTCACCAAAATGATCATTATGGGTGAGTTGCCACTTAGTTTTGTGGATAACAAAGGGTTCATGCATTTCTGGAGTGTAGCCATTCTGCAGTTTGTTATGCCATCTCGGAGAACTATTG ctcattttattgatagtgaTTGGTGTTTGAACAGAAGAATTATTAGCTTCAGTGTGATTGAAGATCATAGAGGGAAAACGATCGGTAAAAAGATTGTAGCTTGTTTACAAGATTGGGGGATAGAGAGGTTGTTTGCAATAACTGTTGATAATGCTAGTACAAATAATGTTGCTGTTAATTATGTGACTATGCAATTGCTTGCTTGGAGGAATGATGATGCAGTTGTATTGGCGGGTCAGTATATGCATGTGCGTTGTTGTGCACATATTTTGAACTTGATTGTTGTTTCGGGGTTGAATGAGTTGCATGCTAGTGTTGCCGCCATGCAGAATGCTGTGAAGTATGTGAGGCTACAGGCATTTAAACAGTGTGCTCAACAGGTGAAAtgtccaaatggaacagtTGTTTTGGATTGTCCTActaggtggaattccacctatTTAATGTTGATGACTGCGTTGAAGTTTCAAGCAGCATTTGATAGAATGGCAAAGGTGGATAAACCGTATGAGGCATACTTTCTcgagaaagaaaataacacTAAGAGGGTAGGCCCGCCTGGACCTGAGGATTGGGAGAGTGCAGAACGAATTGTAAAGTTTTTGAAGGTATTTTATGATGCCACATTGTTATTTTCTGCCTCTTTGAGTGTGATTTCTAATCTTTGTTATGATACTATTGACTTAATTGAGAGATCATTGACTGTATTAGAGGCAAGTAAAGATCCTTGGGTGGTGGCTATAGCTTATAATATGAGggaaaaatttgataaatattgggAGTTTTCAgggaagataaataaaatgttgattGTTGCCTCTATTCTTGATCCATGA